The Euphorbia lathyris chromosome 2, ddEupLath1.1, whole genome shotgun sequence genome includes a window with the following:
- the LOC136216891 gene encoding putative pectinesterase/pectinesterase inhibitor 28, whose amino-acid sequence MIGVSSLILMAMVVAVESDPASASVETMCKTTDFQTTCMQSLSKVSENVTAPNKLVHAGFEAAIVALQNAIQNSTAVKDAAEDPMAKQALDNCKSLMNTAIEDLKDSCKEVGDFEIAKMADLLDNLKIWLSATITYQQTCIDGFDNTTGKAGEQMKAILLTSSQMTSNGLAMITGLSSVIGDFNISAITGRKLLSANAGDGPHWLSSTKMRLLAATPATIKPDITVAQDGSGQFKTIGEAIKKIPKKRTESFVVYVKAGVYKEKLIFDRELSHVMLIGDGPTKTKITGSENFAGGVSTLQTATVSVDGSHFIAKDIGFENTAGAIGHQAVALKVQSDMSIFYNCQIDGYQNTLYALTYRQFYRDTTISGTIDMVFGDSAAIFQNCKFMIRKPIDLQKCTIAAQERNCTKQTSGFIIQNSTVTAEKDYLAVKETNPAFLGRPAKPFSRAIFMHTNIDGAIDPKGWAPWLGTYGTDTCFFGEYENKGPGADTSKRVTWKGIRKITADEAAGFSAGKFLDGDTWITSSGVPYSSGI is encoded by the exons ATGATCGGCGTCTCCTCCTTGATTCTGATGGCTATGGTGGTGGCTGTCGAATCTGATCCTGCCTCAGCATCAGTTGAAACCATGTGTAAGACGACCGATTTTCAAACAACCTGCATGCAAAGTCTTTCAAAAGTCTCCGAAAATGTGACGGCACCGAACAAGCTAGTTCATGCTGGATTTGAAGCTGCAATTGTAGCTCTTCAAAACGCAATTCAAAATTCCACCGCTGTGAAAGATGCTGCTGAAGATCCAATGGCGAAACAAGCTCTTGATAATTGCAAAAGTTTGATGAACACCgccattgaagatctcaaagatTCTTGTAAAGAGGTCGGAGATTTTGAAATCGCCAAAATGGCTGATCTTCTCGATAACCTCAAAATCTGGCTTAGTGCTACCATTACTTATCAGCAGACTTGTATAGATGGCTTTGATAACACCACCGGCAAAGCCGGTGAGCAAATGAAGGCAATTTTGTTAACTTCAAGTCAGATGACAAGCAATGGACTTGCAATGATCACCGGACTTTCTTCTGTTATCGGTGATTTCAATATCTCAGCTATTACTGGCCGGAAACTTCTCTCAGCCAACGCTGGCGACGGCCCGCATTGGCTTTCTTCTACCAAAATGAGACTTCTTGCTGCTACTCCGGCCACAATTAAGCCTGATATTACTGTTGCTCAGGATGGAAGTGGCCAATTTAAAACCATTGGTGAAGCAATTAAGAAGATTCCTAAAAAAAGAACTGAATCTTTTGTTGTTTATGTTAAGGCTGGAGTTTACAAGGAAAAACTCATCTTTGATAGAGAATTGTCTCATGTCATGTTGATCGGAGACGGTCCCACTAAGACTAAGATCACCGGAAGTGAGAACTTTGCCGGTGGTGTTTCCACTCTCCAGACCGCCACAGTCT CTGTTGACGGATCTCACTTTATAGCAAAGGATATCGGATTTGAAAACACAGCCGGAGCTATCGGACATCAAGCAGTAGCACTCAAGGTGCAATCTGATATGTCCATCTTCTACAATTGCCAAATTGACGGCTACCAAAACACCCTCTATGCCCTAACTTACCGCCAATTCTACCGTGACACCACAATTTCCGGCACTATCGACATGGTCTTCGGGGACTCTGCCGCGATTTTCCAGAACTGCAAGTTCATGATCCGAAAACCAATTGATCTCCAGAAATGCACAATCGCAGCACAAGAAAGAAATTGCACAAAGCAAACAAGTGGTTTTATCATCCAAAACTCCACCGTTACAGCTGAAAAAGACTACCTCGCCGTGAAGGAGACAAACCCGGCTTTCCTCGGCCGTCCAGCGAAACCTTTTTCAAGGGCTATCTTTATGCACACTAATATTGACGGTGCCATCGATCCAAAAGGATGGGCTCCATGGTTGGGAACATATGGAACCGATACTTGTTTCTTTGGTGAGTACGAGAACAAAGGACCTGGTGCGGATACATCAAAGAGGGTCACTTGGAAGGGTATTAGGAAAATTACTGCGGATGAGGCTGCCGGATTTTCTGCCGGAAAGTTTCTTGATGGAGATACTTGGATTACTTCCTCTGGCGTTCCTTATTCTTCAGGTATATAA